The Nocardia sp. BMG51109 nucleotide sequence CCACCAGAGCCGCTGACACCATAGCGACACGCCGTGCAATGCACGGCGTGTCGTTTGTTGTGTGGATCTCTTTCCGGGGTGGGCGGGTATCACTCACCCCGCCTCCCCGAGACGCCCCACCTCCCCCCACCGATTACCCCCACTTCGACCCACTCGGCGGTTGAGGGCCTTCCCCATCTGCGGGTTTGCTGATCGTTGTCGGGTCGTCCGGCGGCTTCGCGGAACGTGTCGGGGGAACTCGGAGAAATCTCCCCACCGCCGTGATAGCTGACGTGAACTGGGCAATCGACTGCGCGGGGGTCGAGATCGCTCCGGCTTTCGATTGAAAGTGGGGGAAAGTGGGGTAATGTGGAGCGCGCACTGATGGAGACCGACCAGACGAGGTGATCCAGCAGGAGGTGTCGAGGCGGTGTTTCTCGGTACCTATATGCCTCGCCTGGACGACAAGGGGCGACTGACGTTGCCTGCGAAGTTTCGGGACGAGCTTGCGGGAGGGTTGATGGTGACGAAAGGTCAGGACCACAGCCTTGCCGTGTATCCCAAAGAGGAGTTCACCGCGCTCGCGCGGCGGGCCGCCGCGGCGTCCCGGAACAACCCGCAGGCACGGGCTTTCGTCCGAGCTCTGGCGGCCTCGACGGACGAGCAGCGTCCGGACGGACAGGGCCGGATCACGCTGTCGGCCGAACACCGCCGCTACGCGAACCTGGACAGGGACTGCGTGGTGATCGGCTCGGTCGACTTCCTCGAAATATGGGACAAGCAGGCGTGGGAGTCCTACCTCGCCGAGCACGAGGAGGATTACTCGATGGCCAGAGACGAGTCGCTGGGCGGCATCTTCTAGCCCCGAGCGAGGCGGGTGCCCCGCGGCCTCTGCCCGACACGGACCCTGACGTACTTCCCCAACGCCAGGTGCCGTCGTCGGACAGAGACCACGGGGCATTCCCACCAACGTGTGAAGCCGAATCGCAGGCGGCCCTCTGCGGCGTGTGCGCCGCGCCGGATACCGCGCGCGACACCGTGAGGCAGGATCCGGGAGGTCGAGGTGAATCATGCCAGCCGGACTCCCCGTCATGTTCCGGTTCTGCTGCGTCGCGCCGACGAGATCCTCGGTCCCGCACTGACTTCCGGTGGTGTCCTGGTCGACGCCACGCTCGGCCTGGGTGGTCACGCCGAGCACTTTCTGCGCGAGTATCCGACGATCCGGCTGATCGGGCTGGACCGCGACAGCGCGGCGCTGCGGCTGGCCGGCGAGCGGCTGCGCCCGTTCGAGGAGCGGATCACGCTGGTGCACACCCGGTACGACGGCATCGCCGAGGCCCTGCGCGATGCCGGAGTTCCGGCGGTGCGTTCGGTCCGGGCGGTGCTGATGGATCTGGGCGTGTCGTCGATGCAGCTGGACGAGTCGGAGCGCGGGTTCGCCTATTCGGTCGACGCGCCGCTGGACATGCGGATGGATCCCACCGCCGAGCTCACGGCCGCCGACGTGCTGAACACCTACGGTCACGGCGAACTCGCCCGGGTGCTGAAAACCTATGGCGAGGAACGGTTCGCGGGGCGCATCGCGAGCGCGATCGTCCGGAAGCGGGAGCAGCGCCCGTTCAGCACGAGCGCTCAGCTGGTGGAGCTGCTGTACGACGCGATCCCCGCGGCGACCCGGCGCACCGGCGGGCATCCCGCCAAGCGCACCTTCCAGGCGCTGCGCGTCGAGGTCAACCGGGAACTGGAATCGCTGGAGGCCGCGTTGCCCGCAGCGCTGGACGCGCTCGAGGTGGGTGGCCGCATCGTCGTGATGTCGTACCAGTCGCTGGAGGACCGGGCGGTCAAGCAGGTGTTCGCGCGCCGTTCGGCGTCGCGCACGCCGATCGACCTGCCGATGGAACTGCCCGGCGGTGGGCCGGAATTCACGATCCTGACCCGGGGGGCGGAGAAGGCGTCCGCGCACGAGGTCGAGGACAACCCGCGGGCCGCGCCGGTACGGATGCGGGCCGCGGAACGGATACAGGACGCAGTAGGGGAGGCAGGACCATGAGCGTGCGCACACGGGTGGACGCACCACGGCGAGAGGTGCGGGAGACGCCGCGCCGGAGCGGCCGGGGTGCCGCCCCGGCCGCGCCCCGGCGGGTGGAGCAGGCCGAGCGGGTGAAATCCGGTGCGGCCCAGCGCGCCTACGCGCGCCGGCACAACCGTTCCGAGCGCGGCCGGCGGCTCCCGCCGCTGCCGGGCCGGGCCGCCTCGGCGATGGCCGGCCGGCTGCCGTTCGTCTCCGCCATCCTCGCGCTGCTGGGCTGCGGCCTGGTGCTGACCCTGCTGCTGACCACCCGTGCCGCCGAGGACAGCTATCAGCTCGGCGATGCGCGCCAGACCAATCGCCACCTCGAGGACGAGCGGGCGGCGCTGCAGCGCGAGGTGGCGGCCGCCGACTCCGCTCCGGAGCTGGCGAACCGGGCCCGCGAGCTGGGCATGGTCCCGGCGCAGGATCCGTCCCGCCTGCTCGTCGCGCCCGACGGCACGGTGACGGTGGTCGGCGCGGAGACGCCCGAGCAGGGGCCCCCGGCGCCGCCGCTGAACACCTCTCCGGCCGCGCCCACCCCGGTGCCGCGGCTCGCCCGGGCACAGGGGGAGCAGCTCGTGCCCGTGCCGAGCACACCCGGCCCGGGTCAGAATCCGGCGGAGACGAGTCAGCGCGTCGGTCACTCCGTGCCGGGCCAGGCGCCGGAGGCCGGTCAGGTCCCCGCGGGCGACCAGGCGCCGGACGGGAACGCGGCGGCGCCGGTCCCGGCCGCGCCCGATCAGGCCGCCGCTCCGGCGGATTCGGCGGTGCGGGCACCGGCCGACGCGCCGGCGCCGGTCGCGGCCGAGCCGCCGCTGCTCGGGGCGGCGCCCGGGACCGCACCCGACATGCCGTCTCAGGCCGGGACACCCGCGCCGGGACCGTCCGCCGAGCCCACCGAGACGCCGGCCCCGGTGCCGGACGAGGGTGTTCGATGACCCGGTCCGCGGGCCGTACGACCCAGCCGCGGCGGGGCCCGGTCCGGCGTCGTCCGCGTTCCGGGCCCGGCGCCGCCGGTGACGCCTCGTTCCGGCTGCGGTTCGGGGTGGGCCGGGTCGTGATGCTGGCCGCGCTGCTGCTGGTCGCGGCCCAATTGCTGTGGGTACAGACGGTTTCCGCGCCCAGCCTGTCGGCCCAGGCGGCCAGCCAGCGCACGGTGCACGCCGACGATCCGGCCCTGCGCGGGGCGATCACCGACCGCGACGGCAAGTCGCTGGCCTTCACGCTGCCGACCAAGGATCTGTCCTTCCAGCCCGTCGGCGTGCGCAAGAAGCTCGCCGAGGCGCGCGCGAAATCGGCCAAGGCGCCCGATCCGGACCAGCGGCTGCAGGACATCGCCAAGACGGTCCACGACAAGCTCGGCCCGGCGGCGCCCAAGGAGGCCGACCTGCTGGCGCAGTTGCGCGGTGACGAGACGTTCGTCTATCTGGCCCGCCACGTCGACTCCCGGATCGCCTCGGAGATCAAGGAGCAGTTCCCCGAGGTGACGGTGGACCGCCAGGACACCCGCAACTATCCGGGTGGTTCGCTGGCCGCCAACATCATCGGCGCCACGGGCTGGGACGGGCACGGCGTCGTCGGCCTGGAATCCTCGATGGATTCGGAGCTGGCCGGCACCAACGGCTCGCACACCTACGACCGGGGCTCCGACGGCGCGGTGATCCCGGGCAGCGAGCGCGACCGCCAGCCCGCGGTGGACGGGTCCTCGGTGGAGCTGACCCTCGACTCGGATATGCAGTACTACGTCCAGCAGCAGGTGCAGCAGGCCAAGCAGAACTCGGGGGCGCAGGACGCCTCCGCGGTGGTGCTGGACGCGCACACCGGGCAGGTGCTGTCGATGGCCGGTGACAACACCTTCAACCCGCAACTGGAGCCGAAGAACTGGGACACCGGCCACATGGGCAATCCGCCGGTCTCCGACGTCTTCGAGCCGGGGTCGGTGAACAAGATCGTCACCGCGGCCTCGGCGATAGAGTACGGGCTGACGAATCCGGACGAGGTGCATCAGGTTCCGGGGCAGATCCACATGGGCGGCGTCACCGTGAACGACGCCTGGGAACACGGCGTGACCCCGTACACCACCGCGGGCATCTTCGGTAAGTCCTCGAACGTCGGCACCCTGATGCTCGCCCAGCGGGTGGGTGAGACTCGCTTCGCGGAGATGGTGAAGCGATTCGGGCTCGGGCAGCGCACCGATGTCGGACTGCCGGGCGAGAGCGGGGGCGTCGTCCCGCCGCGCGACCAGTGGTCGGGCTCGACGTTCGCGAATCTGCCGATAGGGCAGGGGCTTTCGATGAGCCTGCTGCAGATGACCGGAATGTACCAGGCGATCGCCAACGACGGCGTGCGGATCCCGCCGCGCATCGTCAAGGCCGAGGTCGGGGCGGACGGAAAGCGCAGGGAGACCGAACAACCCGAGGGCGTGCGGGTGGTGAGCCCGCAGACGGCCCGGACGCTGCGCGACATGTTCGAGGCGGTGGTCCAGCACGATCCGGCGGGCGTGCAGCAGGGCTCCGGTCCGTCCGGCGCGGTCGAGGGCTACCAGATCGCGGGCAAGACGGGCACCGCACAGCAGATAGATCCGAACTGCGGGTGCTATTTCACCGATCGCTACTGGATCACCTTCGCCGGTATCGCCCCCGCCGACAACCCGCGCTACGTGGTCGGCATCATGCTCGACGCGCCGATCCGCAGCACCGACGGCGGCGGCGGTCAGTCCGCGGCGCCGCTGTTCCACAACATCGCGTCCTGGGCGTTGCAGCGCGACCGGATTCCGCCGTCCCCACCGGCGCGGCAGTGGGTGTTGCAGGCCGATTGAGCCCAATACCCGGCCGCAGTGCCCGGGGCCGAGCGAACGTCGGTAACCTGACACGTCGACTCGAGTCCGACGTCATGAGATCGCCCCGGCAGCGGCCCGCCGAGCCGAGGGCCATATCGAACCGAGAGGAGCTTCGTGCCCGTGCAGCCCAGTCCGCAGGCACTGCGCCCGGCGGCGCCGCCGTCCACCGCGCTGCGAACGGTCGTCGAGGTCACCGGTGCGCGGCCGAGCCGCGGCGAGCTCCCCGAGACCGAGCGCCTCGACACGGAGCGCCTCGAAGCCGAGTGCCTCGACACCGTGGTGACCGGCATCGAGCATCGGTCCGACGCCGTGCGGCCGGGTGATCTGTTCGCCGGGCTGGCCGGTGCGCGCGCACACGGCGCCCGGTTCGCCGCCGAGGCGGTCGAGCGCGGGGCGGTCGCGGTGTTCACCGATCCGGCCGGCGCCGAATTGATCGGTGAGATCGGCGTTCCCGTGCTCGTGCACGACAGTCCGCGCGCGGTGCTGGGTGAGCTGTCGGCGGAGATCTACGGCCACCCGTCGCAGCGGCTGCGGGTCGTCGGCATCACCGGCACCTCCGGCAAGACCACCACGTCGTATCTGGTGGAGGCCGGGCTCGCCGCGGCCGGGCGGCAGACCGCGCTGATCGGGACCATCGAGACTCGCATGGGTTTCCGCCCGAGCGGTCAGGGCCCGGAGGCGGTAGCTTGCGTCACCACGCAGGGCCCCCGCTCGGGCGGCTTCGGATACGGCCGGGTGCCGAGCGCGCTGACCACGCCGGAGGCGCCGCAGCTGCACGCCATGTTCGCGCTGATGGTCGAGCAGGGCGTGGACGCGGTGGTGATGGAGGTGTCCAGCCACGCGCTGGCGCTGGGCCGCGTCGACGGCGTGCGTTTCGCGGTGGGCGCGTTCACCAATCTGTCGCAGGACCACCTCGACTTCCACGCCGATTTCGAGGACTACTTCGCCGCCAAGCGCCGGCTGTTCGACCCCGATTCGCCGGTCGCCGCGCAGCTCAGCGTGATCTGCGTCGACGACGCCTGGGGGCGGCGGCTGGCCCGCGAGGTGGGCGGCCGCGCGCCGGTCGTCACGGTCGCCACGACCACGAGCCCGACGGGCGAGGACGAATCGGACTGGGTCGCACTGGGTGTCTCCGCCGAGGGTGGCGAGCAGTCGTTCACCGCCGTCGGCCGGGACGCGAAAATCCCGGTGCGCCTGCGCCTTCCGGGCCACTACAACATCGCCAACGGGCTGCTCGCGGTCGCGGTGTGCGCGGCCGCGGGTGTCGATGCGGCGACCGCGGCCGCGGCGCTGGCGCACGTGGACGTGCCGGGCCGGATGCAGCGCGTGGACCGGGGGCAGGATTTTCTCGCGGTGGTGGACTACGCGCACAAGCCGGCGGCGGTGGAATCGGTCATCGCGACGCTGCGCGAGTACGTCAAGGGTTCCGGCGGCCGGCTGGCCGTGGTGGTCGGTGCGGGCGGCGACCGCGACGCCGGCAAGCGGCCGCTGATGGGCGCCACCGCGGCCCGCGGCGCCGACCTGCTGATCATCACCGACGACAATCCGCGCGGCGAGGACCCGGCGGCCATCCGTGCGGCGATTCACGCCGGCGCGCAGGGGATTCCGGAGCCGGAACGCGGCGAGGTCACCGAGATCGGGGACCGGGCCGCGGCCGTCGCCGCCGCCGTGGACTGGGCGCGGCCGGGGGATGTGGTGCTCGTGGCGGGCAAGGGGCACGAGACCGGGCAGGAGATCGCGGGTGTGAAGTATCCGTTCGACGACCGCGAGGTGCTGGCTGAGGCCCTCTCTCGGCGGCCCGCGCCTGATGACAAGGATCTGACCGTTTCATGATCGAGATGACCCTGCGGGAGATCGCGGATGTCGTCGGCGGCACGCTGCACGATGTACCCGATCCTGCGGTGACGGTGACCGGTGCGGTCGAATTCGATTCGCGCCGAGTCGATTCCGGTGATCTTTTTCTGGCGATGCCGGGTGAGCACGCCGACGGGCACGATTTCGCGGCCGGTGCCGTGGCCGCCGGTGCGGTGGCCGTGCTGGCGGCGCGGCCGGTGGGCGTTCCGGCCATCGTGGTGGAACCGCTGCCGGTCACCGGCAGCAGGGCGCTGGTGCTGGCGCACGACCGCGACGGTTCCGGCGCGGCCGTCCTCGCCGCGCTGGCGAAGCTGGCCCGGGTGAGCATCGACCGCCTCGCGACCGGTGGCCTCACCGTCATCGGGGTGACCGGCTCCTCCGGGAAGACCTCGACCAAGGATCTGCTGGCGAGCGTGCTGGCTCCGCTCGGGCCGGTGGTGGCCCCGCCGGGTTCGCTGAACAACGAGCTCGGTTACCCGTGGACGGTGCTGCGCGCGGACGCCGGCACCCGGTTCCTGGTGCTGGAGATGTCGGCCCGCGGGGTGGGACATATCGCGGCGCTCACCGAGACCGCGCCGCCGGCGATCGGCGTCGTGCTCAACGTCGGCACCGCCCACCTGGGCGAGTTCGGCAGCCGCGAGGCGATCGCGCGGGCCAAAGGCGAACTGGTGGAGGCGCTTCCGCCGTCCGGCATCGCGATCCTGAATGCCGACGACCCGAACGTGGCGGCGATGGCGAGCCGCACGCGGGCGCGCGTGGTCACGGTCGGCCAGTCCGGCGCCGCCGGCGTGCGGGCCACCGGCGTCGTGCTCGACGAGGCTGCTCGTGCCCGGTTCACCTTGCACGCCAACGGTTCCGAGACCGAGATCCGGCTGGCCGTGCACGGCGAGCACCAGGTCGGCAACGCGCTGTCCGCCGCCGCGGTGGCGCTGGAGTGCGGTGCCGATCTCGACTCGGTCGCGGCCGCGCTGTCGGGCGCGCGGATCGTGTCGGCGCACCGCATGGACGTGCGCACCCGCGCCGACGGCGTCACCGTCGTCAACGACTCCTACAACGCCAACCCGGATTCGGTCCGCGCGGCGCTCAAGGCCCTCGTGAGCATGGCGCGTGCCGAGGGGAGCGAGGGGGACGGCGGGCCGGGCCGCCGATCCTGGGCCGTGCTGGGGGAAATGGCCGAACTGGGCGAGGAATCCGTCGTCGAGCACGACCGGATCGGCCGGCTGGCGGTGCGCCTGGATGTGGACCGCCTCATCGTCGTCGGCAGCGGGCGCCCGGCCCGCGCGCTGCATCAGGGGGCGGTCATGGAAGGGTCATGGGGTGAGGAATCGGTTCTCGTACCCGACATCGAGGCCGCGATCGCGGTGCTGGACAACGAGCTCGCGGCGGGTGATGTGGTGCTGGTGAAGGCGTCCAACTCGGCCGGGCTGTGGGCGGTCGCGCAGCATCTGACCGCGGCATCCGAGCCGGATGCGGAGGCGGTGCGGCGTCCCCAGGTGCCACCGTCCGGTACGGAGGCGGCGGTATGAGACAGATCCTGTTCGCGGCCGGCATCGCGCTGGCGGTGTCGATCCTGTTGACGCCGTTGCTGATCCGGATGTTCGCCCGGCGCGGGTTCGGTCAGGAGATCCGGATCGACGGGCCGGAGAGCCACAAGGCCAAGCGCGGCACGCCGACCATGGGT carries:
- the rsmH gene encoding 16S rRNA (cytosine(1402)-N(4))-methyltransferase RsmH; the protein is MNHASRTPRHVPVLLRRADEILGPALTSGGVLVDATLGLGGHAEHFLREYPTIRLIGLDRDSAALRLAGERLRPFEERITLVHTRYDGIAEALRDAGVPAVRSVRAVLMDLGVSSMQLDESERGFAYSVDAPLDMRMDPTAELTAADVLNTYGHGELARVLKTYGEERFAGRIASAIVRKREQRPFSTSAQLVELLYDAIPAATRRTGGHPAKRTFQALRVEVNRELESLEAALPAALDALEVGGRIVVMSYQSLEDRAVKQVFARRSASRTPIDLPMELPGGGPEFTILTRGAEKASAHEVEDNPRAAPVRMRAAERIQDAVGEAGP
- a CDS encoding UDP-N-acetylmuramoyl-L-alanyl-D-glutamate--2,6-diaminopimelate ligase, which produces MPVQPSPQALRPAAPPSTALRTVVEVTGARPSRGELPETERLDTERLEAECLDTVVTGIEHRSDAVRPGDLFAGLAGARAHGARFAAEAVERGAVAVFTDPAGAELIGEIGVPVLVHDSPRAVLGELSAEIYGHPSQRLRVVGITGTSGKTTTSYLVEAGLAAAGRQTALIGTIETRMGFRPSGQGPEAVACVTTQGPRSGGFGYGRVPSALTTPEAPQLHAMFALMVEQGVDAVVMEVSSHALALGRVDGVRFAVGAFTNLSQDHLDFHADFEDYFAAKRRLFDPDSPVAAQLSVICVDDAWGRRLAREVGGRAPVVTVATTTSPTGEDESDWVALGVSAEGGEQSFTAVGRDAKIPVRLRLPGHYNIANGLLAVAVCAAAGVDAATAAAALAHVDVPGRMQRVDRGQDFLAVVDYAHKPAAVESVIATLREYVKGSGGRLAVVVGAGGDRDAGKRPLMGATAARGADLLIITDDNPRGEDPAAIRAAIHAGAQGIPEPERGEVTEIGDRAAAVAAAVDWARPGDVVLVAGKGHETGQEIAGVKYPFDDREVLAEALSRRPAPDDKDLTVS
- a CDS encoding penicillin-binding protein 2: MTRSAGRTTQPRRGPVRRRPRSGPGAAGDASFRLRFGVGRVVMLAALLLVAAQLLWVQTVSAPSLSAQAASQRTVHADDPALRGAITDRDGKSLAFTLPTKDLSFQPVGVRKKLAEARAKSAKAPDPDQRLQDIAKTVHDKLGPAAPKEADLLAQLRGDETFVYLARHVDSRIASEIKEQFPEVTVDRQDTRNYPGGSLAANIIGATGWDGHGVVGLESSMDSELAGTNGSHTYDRGSDGAVIPGSERDRQPAVDGSSVELTLDSDMQYYVQQQVQQAKQNSGAQDASAVVLDAHTGQVLSMAGDNTFNPQLEPKNWDTGHMGNPPVSDVFEPGSVNKIVTAASAIEYGLTNPDEVHQVPGQIHMGGVTVNDAWEHGVTPYTTAGIFGKSSNVGTLMLAQRVGETRFAEMVKRFGLGQRTDVGLPGESGGVVPPRDQWSGSTFANLPIGQGLSMSLLQMTGMYQAIANDGVRIPPRIVKAEVGADGKRRETEQPEGVRVVSPQTARTLRDMFEAVVQHDPAGVQQGSGPSGAVEGYQIAGKTGTAQQIDPNCGCYFTDRYWITFAGIAPADNPRYVVGIMLDAPIRSTDGGGGQSAAPLFHNIASWALQRDRIPPSPPARQWVLQAD
- the murF gene encoding UDP-N-acetylmuramoyl-tripeptide--D-alanyl-D-alanine ligase, whose amino-acid sequence is MIEMTLREIADVVGGTLHDVPDPAVTVTGAVEFDSRRVDSGDLFLAMPGEHADGHDFAAGAVAAGAVAVLAARPVGVPAIVVEPLPVTGSRALVLAHDRDGSGAAVLAALAKLARVSIDRLATGGLTVIGVTGSSGKTSTKDLLASVLAPLGPVVAPPGSLNNELGYPWTVLRADAGTRFLVLEMSARGVGHIAALTETAPPAIGVVLNVGTAHLGEFGSREAIARAKGELVEALPPSGIAILNADDPNVAAMASRTRARVVTVGQSGAAGVRATGVVLDEAARARFTLHANGSETEIRLAVHGEHQVGNALSAAAVALECGADLDSVAAALSGARIVSAHRMDVRTRADGVTVVNDSYNANPDSVRAALKALVSMARAEGSEGDGGPGRRSWAVLGEMAELGEESVVEHDRIGRLAVRLDVDRLIVVGSGRPARALHQGAVMEGSWGEESVLVPDIEAAIAVLDNELAAGDVVLVKASNSAGLWAVAQHLTAASEPDAEAVRRPQVPPSGTEAAV
- the mraZ gene encoding division/cell wall cluster transcriptional repressor MraZ, which codes for MFLGTYMPRLDDKGRLTLPAKFRDELAGGLMVTKGQDHSLAVYPKEEFTALARRAAAASRNNPQARAFVRALAASTDEQRPDGQGRITLSAEHRRYANLDRDCVVIGSVDFLEIWDKQAWESYLAEHEEDYSMARDESLGGIF